A window from Sinanaerobacter sp. ZZT-01 encodes these proteins:
- the eutM gene encoding ethanolamine utilization microcompartment protein EutM yields MATMQALGMIETKGLVGSIEAADAMVKAANVTLIGKEHVGGGLVTVMVRGDVGAVKAATDAGAAAAERVGELISVHVIPRPHEEVEMILPVLK; encoded by the coding sequence ATGGCTACAATGCAAGCGTTAGGTATGATAGAAACAAAAGGATTGGTTGGTTCCATTGAGGCAGCAGATGCAATGGTAAAAGCTGCAAATGTTACCTTAATCGGAAAAGAACATGTAGGAGGCGGCCTTGTTACCGTTATGGTAAGAGGCGATGTAGGTGCGGTAAAAGCTGCAACAGATGCTGGAGCAGCAGCTGCGGAAAGAGTGGGAGAATTAATTTCTGTACACGTTATTCCAAGACCGCATGAAGAAGTAGAAATGATACTTCCGGTATTAAAGTAA
- a CDS encoding BMC domain-containing protein → MKAIGMIEVKGFLSAVEALDSALKAANVTLHSVTKVKGGLVAVIIMGDVGAVKAAMDASSAAANRVGEIVSVHVIPRPSEGVMNMIETQKPLEYREKETVEKNVSSETEKPLLEEKVCLEDSEIELKKKAVSDQVESVVKTAEELELSQKSVEELRHLARTLEITNMTKNKIKFAKKDELIKAISEFKERRED, encoded by the coding sequence ATGAAAGCCATAGGAATGATAGAAGTGAAAGGGTTTTTAAGTGCAGTAGAGGCGTTGGATAGTGCCTTGAAAGCTGCGAACGTAACTCTGCACAGCGTTACTAAGGTAAAAGGCGGATTGGTAGCGGTTATCATAATGGGTGATGTAGGAGCAGTGAAAGCGGCTATGGATGCGTCTTCGGCAGCGGCTAATCGCGTAGGAGAAATCGTATCCGTGCATGTAATACCAAGGCCAAGTGAAGGTGTTATGAATATGATTGAAACACAAAAGCCGTTGGAATACAGAGAAAAAGAGACCGTAGAAAAGAATGTTTCTTCAGAGACAGAGAAACCTTTGCTTGAGGAAAAAGTCTGCTTAGAAGACTCAGAGATTGAACTGAAAAAGAAAGCTGTGTCAGATCAAGTAGAGTCTGTAGTGAAGACAGCAGAGGAGTTGGAATTATCCCAGAAATCAGTTGAGGAACTAAGGCATCTTGCACGAACATTAGAAATAACAAATATGACAAAAAATAAAATAAAATTTGCTAAAAAAGATGAACTAATTAAAGCAATCAGCGAATTTAAGGAAAGGAGAGAGGACTGA
- the eutM gene encoding ethanolamine utilization microcompartment protein EutM, whose translation MAAMQALGMIETKGLVGSIEAADAMVKAANVTLIGKEHVGGGLVTVMVRGDVGAVKAATDAGAAAAERVGELISVHVIPRPHEEVEMILPVLQK comes from the coding sequence ATGGCAGCAATGCAAGCGTTAGGTATGATAGAAACAAAAGGATTGGTTGGTTCCATTGAGGCAGCAGATGCAATGGTAAAAGCTGCAAATGTTACCTTAATTGGAAAAGAACACGTAGGAGGCGGCCTTGTTACCGTTATGGTAAGAGGCGATGTAGGTGCGGTAAAAGCTGCAACAGATGCTGGAGCAGCAGCTGCGGAAAGAGTGGGAGAATTGATTTCTGTGCACGTTATTCCAAGACCGCATGAAGAAGTAGAGATGATACTTCCTGTTTTGCAAAAATAA
- the eutJ gene encoding ethanolamine utilization protein EutJ gives MNLQRVNKYMERIAQSETTTFEPTGEKLKVGVDLGTAYIVMVVLDEQDNPIACEKQAANVLKDGVVVDYLGALQIVKDLKGKLEKRLGGRELLNCAIAMPAGTESSVNTHTYVAEGAGFEVTNVLDEPSAANAVYQIENGAVVDIGGGTTGIAILHNGKVIRMEDEATGGTHISLVLAGNFHIDLAQAEEIKQDYSKHKEILPVVKAVVEKMAAIVKRYVHPEEIDTIYLCGGTCCLTGIEKIFEKETGIITIKPDNPFLVTPAGIAMNCIAG, from the coding sequence ATGAATTTGCAAAGAGTAAATAAATATATGGAGCGAATCGCCCAGTCAGAAACGACAACCTTTGAACCAACAGGAGAAAAATTAAAAGTTGGAGTGGACCTGGGAACTGCTTACATTGTCATGGTTGTGCTTGATGAACAGGATAATCCAATTGCATGCGAAAAACAAGCGGCCAATGTGCTGAAAGACGGGGTTGTCGTAGACTACTTAGGTGCTTTGCAGATTGTAAAGGACTTAAAGGGAAAGCTGGAGAAGCGTTTAGGCGGAAGAGAGCTTTTAAATTGTGCGATTGCAATGCCCGCAGGAACAGAAAGCAGCGTAAATACGCACACGTATGTGGCGGAGGGAGCAGGCTTTGAGGTTACAAATGTTTTGGATGAACCTTCTGCAGCAAATGCTGTTTACCAAATTGAAAACGGGGCTGTGGTAGACATCGGCGGGGGAACAACAGGGATCGCAATTCTGCACAATGGTAAGGTGATTCGCATGGAAGATGAAGCAACTGGAGGAACACATATCTCTTTGGTTCTAGCAGGGAATTTTCATATTGATCTTGCGCAGGCTGAGGAGATAAAACAAGATTACAGTAAGCATAAAGAAATTTTACCCGTAGTAAAAGCTGTGGTAGAAAAAATGGCTGCAATTGTAAAACGGTATGTTCACCCAGAAGAGATTGATACCATTTATCTTTGTGGAGGGACCTGCTGTCTTACAGGAATTGAAAAAATCTTCGAAAAAGAGACAGGGATTATAACTATAAAACCGGATAATCCGTTCTTGGTAACTCCTGCGGGGATTGCAATGAACTGTATTGCCGGTTAG
- a CDS encoding EutN/CcmL family microcompartment protein — MQVGKVIGTIWATRKEERLAGLKLLIVIPIDLLEKNSKMSPIVAADIIGAGVGETVLIVSGSSARSAVGDSKTPVDATVVGIVDDQEIDENVL; from the coding sequence ATGCAGGTAGGAAAAGTTATTGGGACGATTTGGGCAACTAGAAAAGAAGAACGTTTGGCAGGATTAAAGCTTTTAATCGTGATACCGATAGATCTGCTTGAAAAGAACAGTAAAATGAGTCCGATTGTTGCCGCAGATATTATTGGAGCAGGAGTGGGCGAGACGGTTCTGATTGTTTCCGGAAGTTCTGCTCGCAGTGCGGTTGGAGATTCAAAAACTCCTGTAGACGCTACGGTTGTAGGGATTGTAGATGACCAGGAAATTGATGAAAATGTACTATAA
- the pduL gene encoding phosphate propanoyltransferase: MDHNLVEMVATAMQQNGLIQVEVSARHVHLCQADLETLFGKGVQLTKKRDLSQPGQYLAEEKVTLVGSKGEKKVSVLGPVRKETQVELSMSDCMTMGIKAPVRLSGDLKDSGSAVLKGPCGEVSLQEGVIVAQAHVHMTPEAGEALGLCDHQKVKLELMTSRPTVLDAAVRISAESRCRVHIDTDEANASGCSGFVVAKIRK; this comes from the coding sequence ATGGATCATAATTTAGTGGAAATGGTAGCTACAGCGATGCAGCAGAACGGGCTGATACAGGTAGAGGTTTCTGCAAGGCATGTACACTTATGTCAAGCAGATTTAGAAACACTATTTGGAAAGGGAGTTCAATTAACAAAAAAAAGGGATTTATCGCAGCCCGGACAATATTTGGCAGAAGAGAAAGTAACACTCGTTGGATCAAAAGGAGAAAAAAAGGTATCGGTTCTTGGGCCAGTTCGAAAAGAAACACAAGTAGAACTTTCAATGAGCGACTGCATGACAATGGGAATCAAAGCTCCCGTTCGTTTGTCGGGAGATTTAAAAGATTCAGGGAGTGCAGTATTAAAAGGACCTTGTGGAGAAGTTTCATTACAAGAGGGAGTAATTGTTGCACAGGCACATGTGCATATGACACCGGAAGCCGGTGAAGCTTTAGGCCTGTGTGACCATCAGAAAGTGAAACTGGAATTGATGACTTCTCGTCCGACTGTATTGGATGCAGCGGTCAGAATCAGTGCAGAATCCAGATGTAGAGTGCACATTGATACGGACGAGGCGAATGCGTCAGGATGCAGCGGTTTTGTTGTAGCGAAGATCCGAAAATAA
- a CDS encoding ethanolamine ammonia-lyase subunit EutB, with protein MILKTKLFGHTYEFKSLREVMAKANEEKSGDKLAGIAAETAEERVAAKVVLSHITLEELRNQPAVPYEEDEVTRIIQDAVNESIFSEVKHMTVAEFREWLLDETTTPSMIRRVSRGITGEIVAAVCKLMTNLDLIYAAKKMRVSAHCNTTIGLPGTFSSRLQPNHTTDDPKGIMASVMEGLSLGCGDAVIGLNPVDDSVESVARILKNFDEFKRKWEVPTQICVLAHVTTQTEAADKFNAPIDLMFQSIAGSQKGNEAFGLTATMLDEGHDMMLKKGTSTGPNVMYFETGQGSELSSEAHHGWDQVTMEARCYGFAKRYNPFLVNTVVGFIGPEYLYDSKQVIRAGLEDHFMGKLTGIPMGCDACYTNHMKADQNDIENLATLLVASGCNYIMGVPQGDDCMLMYQCTGYHEAAALREIFGLRPIKEFDLWLEKMGFSENGKLTPLAGDASVFLKK; from the coding sequence ATGATATTGAAAACAAAGCTATTTGGCCACACGTATGAGTTTAAGTCACTCAGAGAAGTCATGGCTAAGGCAAACGAGGAAAAATCCGGTGATAAATTAGCCGGAATCGCTGCGGAGACCGCAGAGGAACGCGTAGCTGCTAAGGTTGTGCTGTCTCACATTACATTGGAAGAATTGCGCAATCAGCCGGCAGTTCCGTATGAGGAGGATGAAGTAACCAGAATCATTCAAGATGCAGTAAACGAATCGATTTTTAGTGAAGTGAAACACATGACAGTTGCTGAATTTAGAGAATGGCTGTTAGACGAAACAACGACACCGAGCATGATAAGGAGAGTTTCTCGAGGTATTACCGGTGAGATTGTTGCAGCGGTTTGTAAGCTGATGACAAACCTTGATTTGATTTATGCTGCAAAAAAAATGAGAGTATCGGCACACTGTAATACTACGATTGGATTACCGGGGACCTTTTCTTCTCGACTTCAACCAAATCATACGACAGATGATCCAAAGGGAATTATGGCATCCGTTATGGAAGGGTTAAGCTTGGGCTGCGGTGATGCGGTAATCGGTCTAAATCCAGTGGATGACTCCGTAGAAAGTGTTGCAAGAATTTTAAAGAATTTTGATGAATTTAAACGTAAATGGGAGGTGCCAACTCAAATTTGTGTTTTAGCACACGTAACGACACAAACTGAGGCGGCCGATAAATTTAATGCACCGATTGACTTAATGTTTCAGTCAATTGCAGGCTCGCAGAAAGGAAATGAAGCGTTTGGTTTGACGGCTACTATGCTAGATGAAGGTCATGATATGATGCTCAAAAAAGGAACGAGTACCGGACCAAATGTTATGTATTTTGAAACAGGCCAAGGATCGGAATTATCTTCCGAAGCACATCATGGATGGGATCAGGTGACGATGGAAGCACGTTGCTATGGATTTGCAAAACGTTATAATCCATTTTTAGTCAACACAGTTGTTGGATTTATCGGACCGGAATACTTATATGATTCAAAGCAGGTAATTCGTGCAGGTTTAGAAGATCATTTTATGGGGAAACTCACTGGAATTCCAATGGGATGTGATGCGTGCTATACCAACCATATGAAGGCAGATCAGAACGATATTGAAAATCTGGCGACTCTCCTTGTCGCATCTGGGTGTAACTACATTATGGGAGTTCCTCAGGGTGATGACTGCATGCTGATGTATCAATGCACAGGATATCATGAAGCAGCTGCACTTCGAGAAATTTTCGGATTAAGACCAATTAAGGAATTTGATCTTTGGTTGGAAAAAATGGGCTTTTCAGAGAATGGCAAGCTGACACCTTTAGCGGGAGATGCTTCCGTATTTTTGAAGAAATAG
- the eutC gene encoding ethanolamine ammonia-lyase subunit EutC translates to MEQNDLKKIIEQVLKEMQLCDTPSEEKKCDATEAQQDTSKIEDGCIPDVTEVDIREQYLVENPQNGEVYYELKQFAPCRLGIGKCGARYKTDPMLQFKAAHSAAQDAVFNDVDEEFIDQMNLFKVQTQCENKDIYLTRPDLGRRLNEEAVEVIKEKCKKNPTVQIYVSDGLSSASVAANVQDLLPAIMQGLQSQGIDVGTPFFVKYGRVGAMDQISELTNADVTCALIGERPGLITAESMSAYIAYKATMGMPEARRTVVSNIHKAGTMPVEAGAHIAEIIKVMLEKKASGTNLKL, encoded by the coding sequence ATGGAACAGAACGATTTGAAAAAAATCATTGAGCAGGTATTAAAAGAAATGCAGCTTTGTGATACGCCGAGTGAAGAAAAGAAATGCGATGCAACGGAAGCACAGCAGGACACATCTAAAATAGAAGATGGTTGTATTCCTGATGTGACCGAAGTAGATATCCGAGAACAATATCTGGTTGAGAATCCGCAGAATGGTGAGGTTTATTATGAATTAAAACAGTTTGCACCTTGTCGCCTCGGTATTGGGAAATGCGGAGCACGTTATAAGACAGATCCAATGCTTCAGTTTAAAGCGGCTCATTCTGCTGCTCAGGATGCTGTATTTAATGATGTAGATGAAGAGTTTATAGATCAAATGAATCTTTTCAAAGTGCAGACACAGTGTGAGAATAAAGACATTTATTTAACAAGACCAGATCTTGGGAGAAGACTCAACGAAGAAGCGGTTGAAGTGATTAAAGAAAAGTGCAAGAAAAATCCAACAGTTCAGATTTATGTTTCAGATGGACTTTCCTCTGCTTCCGTAGCAGCAAACGTCCAAGATCTGCTTCCTGCGATCATGCAGGGATTACAGAGTCAGGGAATTGATGTTGGCACACCATTTTTCGTAAAATATGGTCGCGTTGGTGCAATGGATCAGATATCTGAACTTACAAATGCTGATGTTACGTGTGCATTAATTGGAGAAAGACCAGGTCTGATTACCGCAGAATCAATGAGTGCCTATATCGCTTACAAAGCAACTATGGGGATGCCAGAAGCAAGAAGAACAGTAGTATCTAATATTCATAAGGCAGGAACCATGCCGGTAGAAGCCGGAGCGCATATTGCAGAAATTATAAAAGTAATGCTCGAAAAGAAAGCAAGTGGAACGAACTTGAAACTGTAA
- the eutL gene encoding ethanolamine utilization microcompartment protein EutL, whose translation MKRDPLKATVLATKVIPNVNPELAKELGLTPDQRSLGLITADCDDVTYTALDEATKAADVKVVYAKSFYGGAANANTKLAGEIIGILAGPNPAEIKSGLKACIDFIENVAHFVSANEDDSIPYYAHCISRTGSYLSEGAGIKEGEALAYLIAPPLEAMYGVDAAMKAADVSMCVLYAPPSETNFGGALLTGSQSACKAACEAFAAAIEYVAENPLG comes from the coding sequence ATGAAAAGAGATCCTTTGAAAGCCACCGTATTGGCAACAAAAGTGATTCCGAATGTAAACCCGGAATTAGCAAAAGAGCTGGGGCTGACTCCAGACCAAAGATCGTTAGGGTTGATCACAGCTGACTGTGATGATGTAACGTATACAGCTTTAGATGAAGCAACAAAAGCAGCGGATGTAAAAGTTGTTTATGCAAAGAGTTTTTATGGTGGAGCTGCGAATGCAAATACAAAATTAGCAGGTGAAATTATAGGAATTTTAGCAGGACCAAATCCTGCAGAAATTAAAAGTGGTTTAAAGGCATGTATTGATTTTATTGAAAATGTAGCACACTTTGTTTCCGCAAATGAAGACGATTCGATTCCGTATTATGCACATTGTATTTCAAGAACAGGTTCTTATTTATCAGAAGGAGCAGGTATTAAGGAAGGCGAAGCTCTTGCCTATCTAATAGCGCCTCCGCTTGAAGCGATGTATGGTGTGGATGCAGCGATGAAGGCAGCTGATGTCAGCATGTGTGTATTATATGCACCACCTTCAGAAACAAACTTTGGCGGGGCATTGCTTACGGGCAGTCAATCTGCATGTAAAGCAGCTTGTGAAGCATTTGCAGCTGCAATTGAGTATGTTGCAGAGAACCCATTGGGTTAA
- a CDS encoding acetaldehyde dehydrogenase (acetylating), whose product MLLYDKDLLSVQEVRELVERAKAAQLELAQKKQEDVDLIVKSIAEAGIRNAKRLAQLAHDETGFGVVADKEIKNIFGSKGVYDRIKTMKTIGVLKEDKEAGTYALAVPMGVIAGLVPSTNPTSTVFYKAEIAIKAGNAIVFSPHPNALNCILETVKVIRQAITEVGGNSDLVGCVSLPTVQATDVLMSHPDTSLILATGGSAMVRAAYSSGTPAIGVGPGNGPAYIERTANLQKAVQCIFDSKTFDNGTICATEQSVICDLDQKEAVQAEMKRQGAYFLNQEEKEKLGNFILRSNGTMNPMIVGRSAQNIAELAGLSLPEGTRIIVAEEDGVGRGHPYSNEKLTPILAFYAEKDYKAVCDRCCEILYYEGAGHSFIIHSENQEIIDYFAKRVPVSRFIVNSPGAMGGIGASTGLMPALTLGCGAVGGSATSENVGPEQLYNLRYVAYGKKSMETIRKEAAQASNRLGCGNLKEDQVNEIVREIIRQLEAV is encoded by the coding sequence ATGCTACTTTATGATAAAGATTTGCTGTCTGTGCAGGAAGTCAGAGAATTAGTAGAGCGTGCGAAAGCGGCACAGCTTGAGTTAGCACAAAAAAAGCAAGAAGATGTTGACCTCATTGTAAAATCAATTGCAGAAGCAGGGATTCGTAATGCGAAAAGGCTGGCACAGCTCGCTCATGATGAGACAGGATTTGGAGTTGTTGCAGATAAAGAAATAAAAAATATATTTGGAAGTAAAGGCGTTTATGATCGGATTAAGACAATGAAGACGATCGGCGTACTGAAAGAGGATAAGGAGGCAGGAACGTATGCTCTAGCTGTACCAATGGGGGTTATTGCTGGGTTGGTTCCTTCAACAAATCCAACTTCTACCGTGTTTTATAAAGCGGAAATTGCAATCAAAGCAGGAAATGCAATTGTATTTTCACCTCACCCGAACGCTTTAAACTGTATTTTAGAAACAGTTAAAGTGATTCGTCAGGCGATTACGGAAGTAGGAGGTAACAGTGATCTTGTCGGCTGTGTTTCTTTACCGACTGTTCAAGCGACAGATGTGCTTATGAGCCATCCGGATACTTCATTGATTCTTGCGACTGGAGGGTCTGCAATGGTACGTGCGGCCTATTCCTCTGGAACGCCGGCAATTGGGGTTGGTCCAGGTAATGGTCCGGCATATATTGAACGTACAGCAAACCTTCAAAAGGCTGTTCAATGCATCTTCGATTCAAAGACCTTTGATAACGGAACCATCTGTGCTACCGAACAGTCCGTTATCTGTGATCTGGATCAAAAAGAGGCAGTGCAGGCAGAAATGAAACGTCAGGGGGCTTATTTCTTAAATCAAGAAGAAAAAGAGAAATTAGGAAACTTTATTCTTCGATCAAACGGAACCATGAATCCGATGATTGTTGGAAGAAGTGCGCAAAATATTGCCGAACTGGCAGGGCTTTCACTTCCGGAGGGCACACGTATCATTGTTGCAGAGGAAGACGGAGTCGGAAGAGGGCATCCTTATTCCAATGAAAAACTAACTCCGATTCTAGCTTTTTACGCAGAGAAGGATTATAAGGCAGTTTGTGATCGATGCTGCGAAATTTTATATTATGAAGGTGCAGGACACTCATTTATCATTCACTCAGAAAATCAGGAAATTATAGATTATTTCGCAAAACGTGTACCAGTGTCAAGATTTATCGTGAACAGCCCGGGTGCAATGGGAGGAATCGGTGCATCGACTGGCTTAATGCCAGCCTTAACCTTAGGATGCGGAGCCGTTGGAGGAAGTGCGACGAGTGAAAATGTAGGGCCGGAGCAATTGTATAATTTAAGATATGTTGCTTATGGAAAAAAGAGTATGGAGACCATACGAAAAGAAGCGGCTCAGGCAAGTAATCGTTTGGGCTGTGGAAACTTGAAAGAAGATCAGGTGAACGAAATTGTTCGAGAAATTATTCGTCAATTGGAAGCTGTTTAG
- a CDS encoding ATP-binding protein, with protein MKVITEAILRTELRNEQPDVYYIPEGKLLSPAGREYLQQRKIKIAPKGAEPKKEEKSVSESVTQAPEPPKAKYIDFESGAYYTEKPEYMCQLYDNVLVTKSHARIYFRGKLDSIQSQIVLDQANLAEKGVNQNLLKDLDGILAILREIMRCDVLNEGFFNDSIIGLSYKELREQSHDPMKYFKIKQMELPSYKMGSSYALLNQLRSSVREVEVAAAVAFIEKKRCSRPDILEALNRLSSALHIMMCRYLAGMYQ; from the coding sequence TTGAAGGTAATAACGGAAGCGATTTTACGGACGGAATTGCGTAACGAGCAACCGGATGTTTATTATATCCCGGAAGGGAAGCTGTTATCACCGGCCGGCCGTGAATATCTGCAGCAACGTAAGATTAAGATTGCGCCCAAGGGTGCCGAGCCGAAAAAAGAAGAAAAGAGTGTTTCGGAGTCTGTTACACAGGCTCCGGAGCCTCCAAAGGCTAAGTATATAGATTTTGAAAGCGGAGCCTATTATACGGAAAAACCAGAATATATGTGTCAGCTTTACGATAACGTTCTTGTGACGAAAAGTCATGCGAGAATTTATTTTCGAGGAAAGCTGGACTCTATACAGTCGCAGATTGTATTGGATCAAGCAAATCTGGCGGAAAAGGGTGTGAACCAAAATCTGTTGAAAGATTTGGATGGAATCCTAGCCATATTGCGTGAAATTATGCGCTGTGACGTATTGAACGAAGGATTTTTTAATGACTCCATCATTGGCCTAAGTTACAAAGAGCTGAGAGAACAATCTCACGATCCGATGAAGTATTTTAAAATTAAACAGATGGAACTTCCTTCCTATAAAATGGGAAGCAGCTATGCACTGTTGAATCAGCTAAGATCTTCTGTTCGAGAGGTAGAGGTCGCAGCGGCTGTGGCATTTATTGAAAAGAAAAGGTGCAGCCGGCCAGATATCTTAGAAGCATTGAATCGCTTATCCAGTGCGCTGCACATTATGATGTGCCGATATTTAGCAGGAATGTATCAATAG
- the eutA gene encoding ethanolamine ammonia-lyase reactivating factor EutA: MREDVISVGIDIGTSTTQLIFSRLTIENRASAYTVPRVEIVNKEVIYSSDIYFTPLLSSTEIDAEGVSEIIRNEYKKAGMTFDQVTTGAVIITGETARKQNANLVLNRLSDLAGDFVVATAGPDLESVLSGRGAGADHLSEENRNTVANLDIGGGTTNISVFQKGSLYAVTCLDVGGRLIKVEKGKIIYIYSKLEELAKQNGIEIKVGDNADEIKLRKICNLMANQIKKALHLSGNEVEMSVLYTNEGKALPEELKIDAVTFSGGVAGYVYEPEENDLFRYGDVGVLLGQEINRCGILENVLCYRGEETIRATVVGAGSHTTEVSGSTIFYQKEKLPIKNIPILRLADADEETPDLISQAILRQMPIYQSEEKPQPVAILLKGNRYASFSSIQKLADAMISATELIQKKGLPLIVMLESDIGKALGNAMHIKLQGKADVICIDGIKAQNGDYVDLGEPVGGGHVLPVVIKTLIFNS, from the coding sequence TTGAGGGAGGATGTGATAAGTGTAGGTATTGATATTGGAACATCGACGACACAGCTGATCTTTAGTCGGCTGACCATTGAAAATCGTGCCTCTGCCTACACAGTACCAAGAGTAGAGATTGTAAATAAAGAAGTAATTTATTCCAGTGATATTTATTTCACACCATTGCTTTCTTCTACCGAAATTGATGCAGAAGGTGTCAGTGAAATAATACGAAATGAGTATAAAAAAGCAGGGATGACTTTTGATCAGGTTACGACAGGAGCCGTGATTATTACAGGTGAAACTGCAAGAAAACAGAATGCCAATTTGGTATTAAACCGCCTCAGTGATTTAGCAGGTGATTTTGTCGTGGCAACCGCAGGCCCAGACTTAGAGTCCGTCCTTTCTGGAAGAGGCGCTGGAGCAGATCATTTAAGTGAAGAAAATCGAAATACCGTTGCCAATTTAGATATAGGTGGCGGGACAACAAATATTTCAGTTTTTCAAAAGGGGAGCCTTTATGCGGTAACTTGCCTGGATGTTGGAGGACGTCTCATAAAAGTTGAAAAAGGAAAGATTATATATATTTATTCAAAACTAGAAGAATTAGCAAAGCAAAATGGAATTGAAATAAAAGTTGGAGATAATGCAGATGAAATTAAATTGAGAAAAATTTGCAATTTGATGGCGAATCAGATAAAAAAGGCATTACATCTATCGGGGAATGAAGTGGAAATGTCGGTTCTTTATACGAATGAAGGAAAGGCACTGCCAGAAGAATTAAAAATTGATGCAGTTACTTTCTCAGGAGGCGTTGCCGGCTATGTTTATGAACCGGAGGAGAATGATCTTTTTCGGTACGGAGATGTCGGTGTCCTTCTTGGGCAGGAGATCAACCGATGTGGAATTTTAGAGAACGTTCTTTGCTATAGAGGAGAAGAAACCATTCGGGCAACCGTAGTTGGAGCAGGGAGTCATACCACAGAGGTAAGCGGAAGCACTATCTTTTATCAAAAGGAAAAACTCCCTATCAAGAACATACCGATTTTACGGCTCGCAGATGCAGATGAAGAAACTCCTGACTTGATTTCTCAGGCTATTTTAAGACAAATGCCAATCTATCAATCGGAAGAAAAGCCGCAGCCGGTAGCGATTTTACTAAAAGGGAATCGTTACGCTTCTTTCTCTTCCATTCAAAAACTGGCAGATGCAATGATAAGTGCAACTGAGCTGATACAAAAGAAAGGACTTCCTTTAATTGTGATGTTGGAATCTGATATCGGTAAGGCGTTAGGAAATGCAATGCACATAAAACTTCAAGGTAAGGCAGATGTCATCTGTATTGATGGGATCAAAGCACAGAATGGAGATTATGTTGATTTAGGAGAACCTGTTGGGGGTGGTCACGTATTACCCGTGGTGATCAAAACACTCATATTTAACTCGTAG